A window of Prolixibacter sp. SD074 contains these coding sequences:
- the kdsA gene encoding 3-deoxy-8-phosphooctulonate synthase, with amino-acid sequence MDKKIVHVGDIACGSDKLFLIAGPCVVEDVKTMMVTAEFLVDLSQKLNIPLVFKSSFQKDNRSSLEFYSGPGMERGLEILRKIKEQFQVPIITDVHYPDQIKMAADVVDIIQIPAYLCMQSTMVVEAAKTGKVINIKHGQFLAPENMIKPVEKAVSSGNDQILLTERGYTFGYNDLVVDPRSFYHLRQTGYPVIFDVTHSIRKYGIPSADPAGGARQFIPTLARAGVAAGIDGLFLETHPDPSRALCDAASQMCIDDVESFLKPLIEFHDLEVKYRD; translated from the coding sequence ATGGATAAGAAAATAGTACACGTTGGTGATATTGCCTGTGGTTCCGATAAATTATTTTTGATTGCCGGACCCTGCGTAGTGGAAGACGTGAAAACAATGATGGTCACAGCTGAGTTTTTGGTTGATCTGTCACAAAAACTGAATATTCCGCTCGTCTTTAAATCGTCTTTTCAAAAAGACAACCGAAGTTCGCTCGAATTTTATTCCGGGCCCGGTATGGAACGAGGCCTTGAGATTCTGCGAAAGATTAAAGAACAATTTCAGGTGCCCATCATTACCGATGTGCATTATCCGGATCAGATTAAAATGGCAGCTGATGTGGTCGATATCATCCAGATTCCGGCATATCTTTGCATGCAAAGTACAATGGTTGTAGAGGCAGCCAAAACCGGGAAGGTGATTAACATTAAACATGGGCAGTTTCTGGCGCCTGAAAATATGATCAAGCCGGTTGAAAAGGCGGTCAGTTCAGGAAATGATCAAATCTTGCTGACGGAACGGGGTTATACTTTTGGGTACAACGATCTGGTTGTCGATCCCCGGAGCTTTTATCATCTGAGACAAACTGGGTACCCGGTTATCTTTGATGTAACGCATTCCATTCGGAAATATGGTATTCCAAGTGCCGATCCGGCTGGAGGCGCAAGACAGTTCATTCCTACGCTGGCAAGGGCAGGTGTGGCAGCAGGTATTGATGGATTGTTCCTTGAAACCCATCCCGATCCCTCAAGGGCGTTGTGTGATGCGGCCAGCCAAATGTGCATCGATGATGTGGAATCATTTTTGAAGCCGCTCATCGAATTCCATGACCTGGAAGTGAAATATCGTGATTAA
- a CDS encoding transaldolase family protein, producing MEFFLDSANFEEIEEALKLGFIDGVTTTPTFMHLNGLTDVDGAIVKLSKMVPVLMIEALGEKAEDIVAEAHRQLALGLDKKKTVFKIPVSMEGIRACKMLRDEDIMVNIHLVYNIQQALLALTAGANYVCVLVGRMQDQGHNALELVGDIVDTINHYGYDSKLMFSSVRHAEHIRNAMLLGAHNITIPWKVMKKLADNNFTKVGTDQFIADTRMITMQVKEVISDKNPVIGKSAIVMEALIKMSESGLGAVSVVDGDGQLEGVFTDGDLRRQLRDNGQDILHEPIEKHMTANPLSIDSKAMLKEAAGLIEESQVDNLVVVEEGKPVGMLDVQDLVKLDLLK from the coding sequence ATGGAATTTTTCCTTGATTCAGCCAACTTCGAAGAAATTGAAGAAGCGCTTAAGCTTGGATTCATCGATGGCGTTACGACCACCCCGACTTTTATGCACCTGAATGGCCTGACAGATGTTGACGGCGCCATCGTGAAATTGTCGAAAATGGTTCCTGTATTGATGATCGAAGCGCTTGGTGAAAAAGCAGAGGACATTGTTGCAGAGGCTCACAGGCAATTGGCCCTGGGGTTAGATAAAAAGAAAACTGTTTTCAAGATTCCGGTATCCATGGAAGGAATCCGCGCCTGCAAGATGCTGCGCGACGAAGATATCATGGTGAATATTCATCTCGTTTACAATATTCAACAGGCATTACTGGCACTTACGGCTGGTGCTAATTATGTTTGTGTCCTGGTTGGCCGTATGCAGGATCAGGGACACAATGCGCTGGAACTGGTTGGCGATATCGTCGATACCATTAATCATTATGGTTACGATTCGAAACTGATGTTTTCATCAGTTCGTCATGCTGAGCACATCCGTAATGCGATGTTGTTGGGAGCACATAACATTACCATCCCCTGGAAGGTAATGAAGAAACTGGCCGATAACAATTTCACGAAAGTGGGAACAGACCAGTTTATTGCCGATACACGAATGATTACCATGCAGGTGAAAGAAGTGATTTCCGATAAAAACCCGGTGATTGGGAAATCAGCAATTGTGATGGAAGCTTTGATTAAAATGAGTGAATCGGGGCTGGGCGCGGTATCAGTTGTTGATGGGGATGGTCAGCTGGAAGGTGTTTTCACTGACGGTGACTTACGGCGTCAACTGCGGGATAACGGTCAAGATATTCTGCACGAGCCGATTGAAAAACATATGACGGCAAATCCACTTTCCATCGATTCAAAGGCTATGCTGAAAGAAGCAGCTGGTTTGATTGAGGAAAGCCAGGTAGATAATCTTGTGGTTGTAGAGGAAGGCAAACCGGTTGGAATGCTTGATGTACAAGACTTAGTTAAGCTTGATTTACTGAAGTAA
- a CDS encoding nitroreductase family protein: MDFLQLVTTRQSDRSYSDRAIEPVKLERILECARLAPSACNAQPWHLIVVDDEDKRHRIAEAASSRALGMNHFSWEAPVQIVIVEEKPNFTSKAGGWIKKKHFPLMDIGIVAEHICLAAAAEGLGSCMIGWFNEVKVRNTLGVPDSKRILLIITIGYTDKPVRKKIRKNVDEIITRNHY, translated from the coding sequence ATGGATTTTCTGCAATTGGTAACCACTCGTCAAAGCGACCGCTCTTATTCCGATAGAGCAATTGAACCGGTAAAACTGGAACGGATTCTGGAGTGTGCCCGGTTGGCTCCGTCGGCCTGCAACGCACAACCCTGGCACCTGATTGTAGTGGATGACGAGGATAAGCGGCACAGAATTGCAGAAGCTGCATCAAGTCGTGCGCTTGGAATGAATCATTTTTCATGGGAAGCGCCTGTTCAGATCGTCATTGTGGAGGAGAAGCCGAACTTTACCTCAAAGGCCGGTGGTTGGATTAAAAAGAAGCATTTCCCATTGATGGATATCGGAATTGTTGCAGAACATATTTGTTTAGCTGCAGCTGCTGAAGGATTGGGAAGTTGCATGATTGGCTGGTTCAACGAGGTAAAAGTCCGTAATACCCTGGGAGTTCCGGATAGTAAGCGTATACTTTTAATTATAACGATAGGGTACACGGACAAGCCGGTTCGAAAAAAGATTCGGAAAAATGTAGATGAGATTATTACCAGAAATCACTATTAA
- a CDS encoding AraC family transcriptional regulator, which produces MNFRIQSIKLRDWLSDFARQTDGEIKGNKVIIPQSMGEGSFELVEFTPSFYAAITELKLKEPVPSILLKVPSFMEGYFQIHLFNQKDQSALLYNGQRLGPSMVSVNGVFFGSAEQSRLLGFEAGKTTSVVTLLFSSPSVREFFPDIDNEYLEGVFYSGRPFLMQHPITPDLQKISAKLISPSVNSSVKGIFLHGKSLEFISMLLDSLEEKYQGKFDFTAKPDDITRILKVREQILSDLNAHPGIPELASIAVMSESKLHKTFKQVFGKSVYQYRLEARMEVARLQLISCKYSVKEVGYSLGYSNISQFIKAFKKAYGKTPKSYLKEYSLESGK; this is translated from the coding sequence ATGAACTTCCGTATTCAATCGATAAAGCTTAGAGACTGGCTAAGTGATTTTGCCAGGCAGACTGATGGTGAAATAAAAGGAAACAAGGTTATTATCCCTCAATCGATGGGTGAAGGCTCTTTTGAACTGGTGGAATTTACTCCGTCGTTCTATGCCGCCATCACAGAGTTGAAGCTTAAAGAACCTGTCCCTTCCATTTTATTGAAAGTTCCGTCTTTTATGGAAGGTTACTTTCAGATTCATCTCTTTAACCAAAAAGATCAGTCGGCACTGTTATACAACGGTCAGCGTCTTGGTCCCAGTATGGTATCTGTCAATGGTGTTTTCTTTGGCTCGGCTGAACAAAGTCGTTTGCTGGGCTTTGAGGCCGGTAAAACCACTTCAGTGGTTACGTTGCTGTTCTCTTCTCCGTCGGTGCGGGAGTTTTTTCCGGATATTGATAATGAATACCTCGAAGGTGTTTTCTATTCCGGCCGACCATTCCTGATGCAACATCCGATTACACCCGATTTACAGAAAATATCGGCTAAGCTGATTTCTCCTTCCGTGAATTCTTCCGTAAAGGGAATATTTCTTCACGGAAAGTCTCTGGAATTTATCAGTATGTTACTGGATAGTTTGGAAGAGAAGTACCAGGGAAAGTTCGATTTTACCGCCAAACCCGACGATATTACCCGGATACTGAAGGTGCGCGAACAGATTTTGTCTGATTTAAATGCACATCCCGGTATACCGGAATTGGCTTCAATAGCCGTAATGAGCGAAAGCAAACTGCACAAAACTTTTAAGCAGGTATTTGGAAAATCGGTGTATCAATACCGGTTGGAGGCACGAATGGAAGTTGCACGCCTGCAACTGATTTCGTGTAAATATTCGGTGAAAGAAGTGGGTTATTCACTTGGCTATTCCAATATCAGCCAGTTTATCAAAGCATTTAAGAAAGCTTACGGCAAAACGCCCAAGAGCTATTTAAAGGAATATTCGTTGGAAAGCGGGAAATAA